In Janibacter sp. CX7, a single genomic region encodes these proteins:
- a CDS encoding DUF421 domain-containing protein — protein MTTILGAAAVFLVLMVVLRVMGKRELSQMTAFELVMLFVIGDIVAEAVISEDTSLVGALVATATFAVLTVLLSWLSYRWAPARPVVDGVPCIVLIDGAPDERVMRRERVTVDDLAEAARAQGIKDLAEIRLGLLEPNGSFSFFERSGR, from the coding sequence GTGACGACGATCCTCGGCGCGGCCGCCGTCTTCCTCGTCCTGATGGTCGTCCTGCGCGTCATGGGCAAGCGCGAGCTGTCCCAGATGACCGCCTTCGAGCTCGTCATGCTCTTCGTCATCGGTGACATCGTCGCCGAGGCGGTCATCTCCGAGGACACCTCGCTCGTCGGGGCCCTCGTCGCGACGGCGACCTTCGCCGTGCTCACGGTCCTGCTGTCGTGGCTGAGCTATCGGTGGGCGCCCGCCCGACCGGTGGTCGACGGGGTGCCGTGCATCGTCCTCATCGACGGCGCGCCGGACGAGCGGGTGATGCGACGCGAGCGGGTCACCGTCGACGACCTGGCCGAGGCGGCACGCGCGCAGGGGATCAAGGACCTCGCCGAGATCAGGCTGGGACTGCTCGAGCCCAACGGGTCCTTTTCTTTCTTCGAGCGGTCAGGGCGATGA
- a CDS encoding helix-turn-helix domain-containing protein — protein sequence MSRAARGGAWLRRVRREEGLTQGALSDHSGVSVRTIRGLERGEILTPQIATLQQIAVALGLTPQEQTEFMHAWATERLITFEELLDPGLSELEQIDALTRLSLGAYRVISQVWRTSVAANRRITRTGCQTSIAAVEDGLERVFSVQGGDETTCAADMRFVPLLGCSLLGRQDFPDSNVVVFEVGLPRRLAKGEMHAYAYQIIDEVAPDADLGDSDGFVWGPPHTARSVVVSVEFEVAPAAITRVECPPGGQLVLGEAVTLDDDRRASIVLEDAGPGAFGFTWQW from the coding sequence ATGAGTCGGGCAGCACGGGGAGGCGCGTGGCTACGTCGGGTCCGCCGCGAGGAGGGCCTGACCCAGGGCGCCCTCAGCGACCACTCCGGAGTGAGCGTGCGGACCATCCGTGGCCTCGAGCGCGGTGAGATCCTCACCCCGCAGATCGCCACGCTGCAGCAGATCGCCGTCGCGCTCGGCCTCACGCCCCAGGAGCAGACCGAGTTCATGCACGCCTGGGCGACCGAGCGGCTCATCACCTTCGAGGAGCTGCTCGACCCCGGGCTCAGCGAGCTCGAGCAGATCGACGCCCTGACCCGCCTCTCGCTGGGCGCCTACCGCGTCATCAGCCAGGTGTGGCGCACGAGCGTCGCGGCCAACCGCCGCATCACCCGCACTGGGTGCCAGACCTCCATCGCCGCCGTCGAGGACGGCCTCGAGCGGGTCTTCAGCGTCCAGGGCGGCGACGAGACGACGTGCGCGGCGGACATGCGCTTCGTCCCGTTGCTCGGTTGCTCCCTGCTGGGCCGACAGGACTTCCCCGACAGCAATGTCGTCGTCTTCGAGGTGGGCCTCCCCCGGCGGTTGGCGAAGGGGGAGATGCACGCCTACGCCTACCAGATCATCGACGAGGTGGCACCGGACGCCGACCTGGGTGACAGCGACGGCTTCGTGTGGGGGCCACCGCACACGGCCCGATCGGTCGTCGTGTCGGTGGAGTTCGAGGTGGCGCCGGCCGCGATCACGCGGGTCGAGTGCCCACCCGGAGGACAGCTGGTCCTGGGTGAGGCCGTGACCCTCGACGACGACCGCCGCGCGTCGATCGTCCTGGAGGACGCGGGCCCGGGCGCCTTCGGCTTCACCTGGCAGTGGTGA
- a CDS encoding MmcQ/YjbR family DNA-binding protein, whose product MAHPLMFDDDDPLLARVRGLALALPGSDEKVSHGHPAFFTTKVFAYYGGSIKVDGQYEQHGTSLVVQPDEEEARALLQDPRCYRPAYLGPSGWVGLDLDDGTDWDEVAELLEISYRRTAGARLVARLDAERGAD is encoded by the coding sequence ATGGCGCACCCGCTGATGTTCGACGACGACGATCCGCTGCTGGCGCGCGTCCGCGGGCTGGCCCTCGCCCTGCCCGGCAGCGACGAAAAGGTCAGCCACGGGCACCCCGCCTTCTTCACGACCAAGGTCTTCGCCTACTACGGCGGCTCGATCAAGGTCGATGGGCAGTACGAGCAGCACGGCACCTCGCTCGTCGTCCAGCCGGACGAGGAGGAGGCCCGCGCGCTCCTGCAGGACCCGCGCTGCTACCGGCCGGCCTACCTCGGGCCGAGCGGGTGGGTCGGGCTCGACCTCGACGACGGCACCGACTGGGACGAGGTCGCCGAGCTGCTCGAGATCTCCTACCGGCGCACCGCCGGCGCGCGACTCGTCGCGAGGCTCGACGCGGAGCGCGGAGCCGACTGA
- a CDS encoding chorismate-binding protein, whose product MEFARFGSTTWWDPVEVSHDPAHLERGRWAVVVTFEGELTAVRFARRDEGGSAPGDAAHWPAVTDWRPSLDRAAYVAGVEEVRRRIAAGTVYQVNLTTVLSAPLPDEARLPDLAARLAAGNPAPFAGIVHVPSAGVDVVTASPERYLTRTGDRIVSSPIKGTAPTVEQMRTKDVAENVMIVDLVRNDLQHVCAPGSVVVERLCGPEEHPGLVHLVSDVAGDLRPGTTWAEVLDASFPPGSVSGAPKSSALTAIADLEPVPRGPYCGAVGWVDADHPDGPRGELAVGIRTFWTATDPDGVRRLRFGTGAGITWASDPEGEWRECELKARVLVGLASGRVVT is encoded by the coding sequence GTGGAGTTCGCGCGCTTCGGGTCGACGACGTGGTGGGACCCGGTCGAGGTCAGCCACGACCCGGCCCACCTCGAGCGTGGCCGGTGGGCCGTCGTCGTGACCTTCGAGGGCGAGCTGACCGCCGTGCGCTTCGCGCGTCGGGACGAAGGGGGGAGCGCCCCCGGTGACGCCGCCCACTGGCCGGCGGTCACGGACTGGCGCCCGTCGCTCGACCGAGCCGCCTACGTCGCCGGGGTCGAGGAGGTCCGTCGCCGCATCGCGGCCGGCACGGTCTACCAGGTCAACCTCACGACGGTGCTCTCGGCGCCGCTGCCCGACGAGGCCCGGCTGCCCGACCTCGCCGCGCGGCTCGCGGCCGGCAACCCCGCCCCCTTCGCCGGGATCGTGCACGTGCCCTCCGCCGGTGTCGACGTCGTCACGGCCTCACCCGAGCGCTACCTGACCCGCACGGGGGACCGGATCGTGTCGAGCCCGATCAAGGGGACCGCGCCGACGGTCGAGCAGATGCGCACCAAGGACGTCGCGGAGAACGTCATGATCGTCGACCTCGTCCGCAACGACCTGCAGCACGTGTGTGCTCCCGGCAGCGTCGTCGTCGAGCGGCTCTGCGGGCCGGAGGAGCACCCCGGGCTGGTGCACCTCGTGAGCGACGTCGCCGGAGATCTGCGGCCCGGCACGACGTGGGCGGAGGTGCTCGACGCGAGCTTCCCGCCCGGGTCGGTGAGCGGGGCCCCGAAGTCGAGCGCCCTCACCGCCATCGCCGACCTCGAGCCGGTGCCGCGCGGTCCCTACTGCGGTGCGGTGGGCTGGGTCGACGCCGATCATCCTGACGGTCCGCGCGGGGAACTCGCCGTGGGGATCCGCACGTTCTGGACTGCGACGGACCCCGACGGGGTGCGTCGGCTGCGCTTCGGCACCGGGGCGGGCATCACCTGGGCATCCGACCCGGAGGGGGAGTGGCGTGAGTGCGAGCTCAAGGCACGTGTCCTCGTCGGGCTGGCATCTGGAAGAGTGGTGACATGA
- a CDS encoding aminotransferase class IV, producing the protein MSNEVRVWVDGALVAADQPALAALDHGVTVGDGAFETCKIVDGQVFAADRHYARLDRTLAGLGLPPADRGVIEEGVAAVLGAGPTIGFGRLRYTITAGLGPLGSDRGDSGMTYIVTAAEVPPFAPSVAVATVPWTRNERAATAGLKTTSYADNVIALAHAKARGASEAIFGNNRDELCEATGSNIFVVVDGVVRTPALSSAPLAGITRELTIEWARAAGIEVVEEALPMSVLETCDEVFLTGTTRDVHPVHRVDDRELPAPGPVTTRVQQAWAAASATEINP; encoded by the coding sequence ATGAGCAACGAGGTACGCGTCTGGGTCGACGGGGCGCTCGTCGCGGCGGACCAGCCGGCGCTGGCCGCCCTCGACCACGGGGTCACCGTGGGCGACGGCGCCTTCGAGACGTGCAAGATCGTCGACGGGCAGGTCTTCGCGGCCGACCGGCACTACGCCCGCCTCGACCGCACCCTCGCCGGGCTGGGCCTGCCGCCCGCCGACCGCGGGGTCATCGAGGAGGGTGTCGCCGCAGTCCTCGGGGCCGGCCCCACAATCGGCTTCGGCCGGCTGCGCTACACGATCACCGCGGGTCTGGGGCCGCTCGGCTCCGACCGGGGCGACAGCGGCATGACCTACATCGTCACCGCGGCGGAGGTTCCCCCCTTCGCCCCCAGCGTGGCGGTCGCGACCGTGCCCTGGACCCGCAACGAGCGGGCGGCCACGGCGGGGCTGAAGACGACCTCCTACGCCGACAACGTCATCGCGCTCGCACACGCCAAGGCCCGCGGGGCGTCGGAGGCGATCTTCGGCAACAACCGCGACGAGCTGTGCGAGGCGACCGGCAGCAACATCTTCGTCGTCGTCGATGGTGTGGTGCGCACGCCCGCGCTGAGCAGTGCACCGCTGGCCGGCATCACCCGTGAGCTGACCATCGAGTGGGCCCGTGCCGCCGGCATCGAGGTCGTCGAGGAGGCCCTGCCGATGTCCGTCCTCGAGACGTGCGACGAGGTCTTCCTCACCGGCACCACCCGCGACGTGCACCCGGTCCACCGGGTCGACGATCGTGAGCTGCCGGCGCCCGGCCCCGTGACCACCCGCGTCCAGCAGGCCTGGGCCGCGGCGTCCGCGACCGAGATCAACCCCTGA
- a CDS encoding PGPGW domain-containing protein, with product MDTTSETAGQGKDASGARRAYRDVRREQHAIVRQELLDRFGEDGRIDAHEDPIRWRRALRTHPVIGPVYRVVIATLGLLLIIAGIPMVPLVGPGWAVIFVGLFLWSTEFIWARRVTQFVKAEVKAFEQYTRALPWKAKIPMLLLSAAFGWFCFYLALLITGVPGWLPQQVLDLLLQVPGLHRA from the coding sequence GTGGACACGACCAGCGAGACTGCTGGTCAGGGCAAGGACGCATCGGGGGCCCGACGGGCCTACCGTGACGTGCGCCGCGAGCAGCACGCGATCGTGCGCCAGGAGCTGCTCGACCGCTTCGGCGAGGACGGCCGGATCGACGCGCACGAGGACCCGATCCGCTGGCGACGGGCGCTGCGCACCCATCCGGTCATCGGGCCGGTCTACCGGGTCGTCATCGCGACGCTCGGCTTGCTGCTCATCATCGCCGGCATCCCGATGGTCCCGCTCGTGGGGCCGGGGTGGGCGGTGATCTTCGTCGGCCTCTTCCTGTGGAGCACGGAGTTCATCTGGGCCCGTCGCGTGACGCAGTTCGTCAAGGCGGAGGTCAAGGCCTTCGAGCAGTACACGCGCGCTCTGCCGTGGAAGGCGAAGATCCCGATGCTGCTGCTCTCGGCGGCCTTCGGGTGGTTCTGCTTTTACCTCGCGCTGCTCATCACGGGCGTCCCCGGATGGCTGCCCCAGCAGGTGCTCGACCTGCTGCTGCAGGTCCCGGGGCTGCACCGGGCCTGA
- a CDS encoding Ada metal-binding domain-containing protein: MTRKTYTLLGADRVPYDSPTSGTLGGHRKGRIYGRLDCPTALRAIAKGGYVTQRVFFADEATAIAAGFRPCAVCLPQEYAAWRRAGERCVS; this comes from the coding sequence ATGACCAGGAAGACGTACACGCTGCTCGGCGCGGACAGGGTGCCGTACGACAGCCCGACCTCCGGCACCTTGGGCGGGCACCGAAAGGGACGGATCTACGGTCGTCTCGACTGCCCGACGGCGCTGCGGGCCATCGCGAAGGGCGGATACGTCACCCAGCGCGTGTTCTTCGCCGACGAGGCCACGGCGATCGCTGCCGGGTTCCGCCCCTGTGCCGTCTGCCTGCCGCAGGAGTACGCCGCGTGGCGACGGGCGGGCGAGCGGTGCGTCTCGTGA
- a CDS encoding class I SAM-dependent methyltransferase, with product MDTIHWVEDGTDHEAEWHSESGAPVPSRVVVGDDTMTADTAIRLASRGTAILWRGDHHNARQLLKAMDRRIERRASRRQRGEVTFAGHRAERAERARLMAQLVVELGVDRSLDLRRAPDVRAACLAAYGPGFGPMVVALSELLGVIGAHQWQTKGVHVPALGASIHPAYGVFSPVRGEYIDLVADAPLAQPIPRTAFDLGTGTGVLAVVLAQRGVERVVATDINPRAVACARDNAHRLGVADRVEALEADLFPDGRADLVVCNPPWLPGEPTSDLEAGIYDPGSDMLRRFLAGLPEHLEPGGEGWLVISDLAEHLGLRAREELLGLIGDAGLEVVDRLETVPRHSRASDAKDALHAARRAEVTSLWRLTVAQGSQPAR from the coding sequence ATGGACACCATCCACTGGGTCGAGGACGGCACCGACCACGAGGCCGAGTGGCACTCCGAGAGCGGGGCGCCCGTCCCGTCCCGGGTCGTCGTGGGCGACGACACGATGACCGCCGACACCGCGATACGGCTTGCTTCCCGGGGCACCGCGATCCTCTGGCGCGGTGACCACCACAACGCTCGCCAGCTGCTCAAGGCCATGGACCGTCGCATCGAGCGCCGCGCTTCGCGGCGGCAGCGCGGCGAGGTGACCTTCGCCGGGCACCGGGCCGAGCGAGCCGAGCGGGCGAGGCTCATGGCGCAGCTCGTCGTCGAGCTCGGTGTCGACCGCTCGCTCGACCTGCGGCGCGCGCCCGACGTGCGCGCGGCCTGCCTGGCCGCCTACGGCCCGGGGTTCGGACCCATGGTGGTCGCCCTCAGCGAGCTGCTCGGCGTCATCGGCGCCCACCAGTGGCAGACGAAGGGGGTGCACGTCCCGGCGCTCGGGGCGAGCATCCACCCGGCCTACGGCGTCTTTTCCCCGGTCCGCGGCGAGTACATCGATCTCGTGGCCGATGCGCCTCTGGCGCAACCGATCCCGCGCACGGCCTTCGACCTCGGCACGGGCACAGGAGTGCTCGCCGTCGTGCTGGCGCAGCGAGGTGTCGAGCGGGTCGTCGCCACCGACATCAACCCGCGCGCCGTGGCCTGCGCCCGCGACAACGCGCACCGGCTGGGCGTCGCCGACCGGGTCGAGGCGCTCGAGGCGGACCTCTTCCCGGACGGTCGGGCCGATCTCGTCGTGTGCAACCCGCCGTGGCTGCCCGGCGAGCCGACCTCCGACCTCGAGGCGGGCATCTACGACCCCGGCTCGGACATGTTGCGCCGCTTCCTCGCCGGCCTCCCGGAGCACCTTGAGCCGGGGGGCGAGGGCTGGCTGGTCATCTCCGACCTCGCCGAGCACCTCGGTCTGCGCGCTCGGGAGGAGCTGCTCGGCCTCATCGGCGATGCCGGACTCGAGGTCGTCGACCGGCTGGAGACGGTGCCGCGCCACAGCCGGGCGAGCGACGCGAAGGACGCCCTCCACGCCGCTCGACGTGCCGAGGTCACGTCCCTCTGGCGGCTGACGGTGGCCCAGGGAAGCCAGCCGGCCCGGTAG
- a CDS encoding cysteine desulfurase family protein — MAADPVYLDHNATTPIAREVAEAVWPHLTQDFGNPSSASVQGRRARVAVDRAREQVAALVGAEPDEIVFTSGGTEANNIAIRGTARHLTTRVAVTSCVEHPATAAPLAHLQEHHGWQVHELPVDGECRVRLDALPTGAIGLGTLILAHNETGAIQPVAQLAERVHRLGGLVHADAAQAVGKIPVDVDDLGVDLLSIAGHKLYGPKGVGALYVRRGTRVSPVVLGAGQEGGLRPGTENVALIVGLGVAAEVAGQLLSAEVERQAALREALWDRLARAVPGLVRVSPEQACLPNTLMVSLPGRLGAQVLEAVSDVSASTGSACHAGVHSPNAALLAMGLDADTALGALRLSLGRSTSTEDVESAATALARGLVAL, encoded by the coding sequence ATGGCCGCTGACCCCGTGTACCTCGACCACAACGCGACGACGCCCATCGCCCGCGAGGTCGCCGAGGCGGTGTGGCCGCACCTGACGCAGGACTTCGGCAACCCGTCGAGCGCCTCGGTGCAGGGCCGGCGTGCTCGGGTGGCGGTCGACCGGGCCCGCGAGCAGGTCGCGGCACTCGTCGGCGCCGAGCCCGACGAGATCGTCTTCACCTCCGGTGGCACCGAGGCCAACAACATCGCGATCCGGGGCACCGCTCGGCACCTCACGACCCGCGTGGCCGTCACCTCGTGCGTCGAGCACCCGGCGACCGCCGCTCCCTTGGCGCACCTGCAGGAGCACCACGGCTGGCAGGTGCACGAGCTGCCGGTCGACGGCGAGTGCCGGGTCCGCCTCGACGCGCTCCCCACCGGTGCGATCGGCCTCGGCACGCTGATCCTCGCGCACAACGAGACCGGCGCGATCCAGCCGGTGGCGCAGCTCGCCGAGCGCGTCCACCGTCTGGGTGGCCTCGTCCACGCCGACGCGGCCCAGGCGGTCGGCAAGATCCCGGTCGACGTCGACGACCTCGGGGTCGACCTGCTGTCGATCGCGGGGCACAAGCTCTACGGGCCGAAGGGGGTCGGTGCCCTCTACGTGCGCCGCGGCACCCGGGTCTCCCCCGTCGTCCTCGGAGCCGGGCAGGAGGGTGGCCTGCGCCCGGGGACGGAAAATGTCGCGCTCATCGTCGGTCTCGGGGTCGCCGCCGAGGTCGCCGGGCAGCTGCTCTCCGCGGAGGTCGAGCGTCAGGCCGCTCTGCGAGAGGCGTTGTGGGACAGGCTCGCTCGTGCCGTGCCGGGGTTGGTGCGGGTGTCGCCCGAGCAGGCCTGCCTGCCCAACACCCTCATGGTGTCCCTCCCCGGTCGCCTCGGGGCGCAGGTCCTCGAGGCGGTCAGCGACGTGTCGGCATCGACCGGCAGCGCCTGCCACGCGGGCGTGCACTCGCCCAACGCCGCGCTGCTCGCCATGGGCCTCGACGCCGACACCGCGCTCGGTGCCCTCCGGCTCTCGCTCGGCCGGTCGACGAGCACCGAGGACGTCGAGTCGGCCGCAACCGCACTGGCCCGGGGACTCGTCGCGCTCTGA
- a CDS encoding PhzF family phenazine biosynthesis protein, producing MPRSRAFTQVDVFGTRPYSGNPLAVVLDGEGIDDDLLQEVARWTNLSETTFVLPPTTPEADYRVRIMTPGGELPFAGHPTLGTAHAWLTHGGTPRHEDRIVQECGAGLVDVHREGSELAFTAPPLVRTGPLDDADLDRLVAALGITRADVVGHQWVDNGPGWAALRLPSAQHVRGLRPDWSHAPDAKVGVIGWHEDGGEHLYETRAFVPGLGVGEDPVTGSLNAGIAQWLVAEGEAPHRWTVTQGGCIGRSGVLSLTAAGGEVRVGGTVTSLVQGTISL from the coding sequence ATGCCCCGCTCCCGTGCCTTCACCCAGGTCGACGTCTTCGGCACTCGGCCGTACTCCGGAAACCCGCTGGCCGTCGTCCTCGACGGCGAGGGCATCGACGACGACCTGCTCCAGGAGGTCGCGCGGTGGACCAACCTGTCCGAGACGACCTTCGTCCTGCCGCCCACCACGCCCGAGGCCGACTACCGGGTGCGCATCATGACCCCCGGCGGCGAGCTCCCCTTCGCCGGGCACCCGACGCTCGGCACCGCCCACGCCTGGCTGACCCACGGAGGCACCCCACGGCACGAGGACCGCATCGTGCAGGAGTGCGGCGCCGGGCTCGTCGACGTCCATCGCGAAGGGAGCGAGCTCGCCTTCACCGCACCGCCGCTCGTGCGCACGGGGCCGTTGGACGACGCCGACCTCGACCGCCTCGTCGCGGCCCTGGGCATCACGCGCGCCGACGTCGTCGGGCACCAGTGGGTCGACAACGGTCCGGGCTGGGCCGCGCTGCGCCTCCCTTCGGCCCAGCACGTCCGTGGCCTGCGGCCTGACTGGTCGCACGCGCCCGACGCCAAGGTCGGGGTCATCGGCTGGCACGAGGACGGCGGCGAGCACCTCTACGAGACGCGGGCCTTCGTGCCCGGCCTCGGCGTCGGCGAGGACCCCGTCACCGGGAGCCTCAACGCCGGCATCGCCCAGTGGCTCGTGGCCGAAGGGGAGGCCCCGCACCGCTGGACCGTGACCCAGGGCGGGTGCATCGGGCGCTCCGGCGTCCTGTCGCTCACCGCCGCGGGCGGCGAGGTCCGGGTCGGCGGCACGGTCACCTCACTCGTGCAGGGCACGATCAGCCTCTGA
- a CDS encoding superinfection immunity protein, translating to MPRIVTDQKTRVVSAPVAIIVAVVSAGYMLPWAIAAVRGNRNAWSVFWVNLLLGWTVVGWIVALVMSIKEHRILEVR from the coding sequence ATGCCACGCATCGTCACCGACCAGAAGACCCGAGTCGTCAGCGCCCCGGTGGCGATCATCGTCGCCGTCGTCAGTGCCGGCTACATGCTCCCGTGGGCGATCGCGGCCGTGCGGGGCAACCGCAATGCTTGGTCGGTCTTCTGGGTCAACCTGCTCCTCGGCTGGACCGTCGTCGGGTGGATCGTCGCCCTCGTCATGTCGATCAAGGAGCACCGCATCCTCGAGGTGCGCTGA
- a CDS encoding ABC-F family ATP-binding cassette domain-containing protein: MGHVDIAGVRYELSDGRVLLDEVSFRVGEGAKVALVGANGAGKTTLLRIVTGELTPHAGSVARTGGLGIMRQHVGAGLGERPTVTDLLMSVSPKAVREAAAEVDRLELALMEIEDERTQMRYATALSDFADAGGYDQEVVWDVCTTAALGVPFERCKYRELATLSGGEQKRLVLEYLLRGPDEVLLLDEPDNYLDVPGKIWMEEQIRASDKTILYISHDRELLANTATRVVTVELGTAGNRVWTHPGGFGTYHEARQERFARFEELRKRWDEEHAKLKALVLMYKQKAKYNSDMASRYQSARTRLERFEQEGPPSEQPREQKVTMRLQGGRTGKRAVVCERLELTGLMQPFDLEVWYGERVAVLGSNGSGKSHFLRLLAAGGSDPEVDNLPVGEAVIEPVAHTGRARLGARVRPGWFVQTHEHPELIGRTLLAILHRGDDHRSGLGREAASRVLDRYELAHAGEQTFESLSGGQQARFQILLLELSGATLLLLDEPTDNLDVESAEALEEGLDAFAGTVLAVTHDRWFARGFDRFLVYGADGRVRETDGPVWDEGRVTRAR; encoded by the coding sequence GTGGGACATGTCGACATCGCCGGTGTCAGGTACGAGCTCTCGGACGGGCGCGTGCTGCTCGACGAGGTCTCCTTCCGCGTCGGCGAGGGCGCCAAGGTCGCCCTCGTCGGGGCCAACGGCGCCGGCAAGACGACGCTGCTGCGGATCGTCACCGGGGAGCTGACTCCGCACGCCGGGTCGGTCGCTCGCACCGGTGGGCTCGGGATCATGCGCCAGCACGTCGGTGCCGGTCTGGGGGAGCGGCCCACGGTTACCGACCTGCTGATGTCGGTGTCTCCCAAGGCGGTTCGCGAGGCGGCCGCCGAGGTCGACCGCCTCGAGCTGGCCCTCATGGAGATCGAGGACGAGCGCACCCAGATGCGCTATGCGACGGCGCTGTCCGACTTCGCCGATGCGGGCGGCTACGACCAGGAGGTCGTCTGGGACGTGTGCACGACGGCCGCGCTGGGCGTCCCCTTCGAGCGCTGCAAGTACCGCGAGCTGGCCACGCTCTCCGGGGGCGAGCAGAAGCGGCTCGTCCTCGAGTACCTGCTGCGCGGGCCCGACGAGGTGCTGCTGCTCGACGAGCCGGACAACTACCTCGACGTTCCCGGCAAGATCTGGATGGAGGAGCAGATCCGCGCCTCCGACAAGACGATCCTCTACATCAGCCACGACCGTGAGCTGCTCGCCAACACCGCCACGCGCGTCGTCACCGTCGAGCTCGGGACCGCGGGCAACCGCGTGTGGACCCACCCGGGCGGCTTCGGGACCTACCACGAGGCCCGCCAGGAGCGCTTCGCCCGCTTCGAGGAGCTGCGCAAGAGGTGGGACGAGGAGCACGCGAAGCTCAAGGCGCTCGTGCTCATGTACAAGCAGAAGGCGAAGTACAACTCGGACATGGCCTCGCGCTACCAGTCGGCCCGCACCCGGCTCGAGCGCTTCGAGCAGGAAGGGCCGCCGAGCGAGCAGCCCCGCGAGCAGAAGGTGACGATGCGCCTGCAGGGTGGTCGGACCGGCAAGCGCGCGGTCGTGTGCGAGCGGCTCGAGCTCACGGGGCTGATGCAGCCCTTCGACCTGGAGGTCTGGTACGGCGAGCGGGTCGCGGTGCTCGGGTCCAACGGCTCGGGCAAGTCGCACTTCCTGCGCCTGCTGGCTGCCGGCGGCAGCGACCCGGAGGTCGACAACCTCCCGGTCGGCGAGGCCGTCATCGAGCCGGTCGCGCACACGGGACGGGCCCGGCTCGGTGCGCGGGTGCGCCCCGGGTGGTTCGTCCAGACGCACGAGCACCCCGAGCTCATCGGGCGCACCCTCCTGGCGATCCTGCACCGGGGCGACGACCACCGATCGGGTCTCGGGCGCGAGGCCGCGAGCCGGGTCCTCGACCGCTACGAGCTGGCCCACGCGGGGGAGCAGACCTTCGAGTCGCTGTCGGGCGGGCAGCAGGCGCGTTTCCAGATCCTGCTCCTCGAGCTGTCGGGCGCGACCCTCCTCCTCCTCGACGAGCCGACCGACAACCTCGACGTCGAGTCGGCCGAGGCCCTCGAGGAGGGCCTCGACGCCTTCGCCGGCACCGTGCTCGCCGTGACCCATGACCGGTGGTTCGCCCGAGGCTTCGACCGCTTCCTCGTCTACGGGGCCGACGGGCGGGTCCGGGAGACCGACGGCCCGGTCTGGGACGAAGGGAGGGTCACCCGCGCTCGGTGA